The following coding sequences are from one Phycisphaeraceae bacterium window:
- a CDS encoding trypsin-like peptidase domain-containing protein, producing MTRFLTALTLALSLTLASAPLANAQDDALVGQVVTATLVGGSTVSGTLLRQTDASVVIDLDFTAMTIPAEKLLDLAAENATAQPDALTANDLYTTGRLEPAPIQTLVERYGDAVVMVRSAGGLGTGFFISDNGHLITNYHVVEGETRLAVTISKETDDGREKVEIRDVRIIALQPTRDLALLQVVWDQEEHGPQPTPTVITANDDLTVGDLVFAVGNPLGLERSVTQGIVSSTTRTIGNLRFIQTDASINPGNSGGPLFNARGEVVGVACAGYTFFNGLAFGIPARDLIDFLDNHDAFLYDPTQPQNGVHYLNPPYHNPDTE from the coding sequence ATGACTCGATTCCTCACGGCCCTCACACTCGCTCTCTCGCTCACCCTCGCAAGCGCGCCCTTAGCCAACGCTCAGGATGACGCCCTCGTCGGCCAGGTCGTCACCGCCACCCTCGTCGGTGGATCAACCGTCTCCGGAACACTCCTCCGCCAGACCGACGCCAGCGTCGTCATCGACCTCGACTTCACCGCCATGACCATCCCAGCCGAAAAACTGCTCGACCTCGCCGCCGAAAATGCCACCGCACAACCCGATGCCCTCACCGCCAACGACCTCTACACCACAGGACGACTCGAACCCGCCCCCATCCAGACCCTCGTCGAACGCTACGGCGACGCCGTCGTCATGGTCCGGTCCGCCGGCGGACTCGGAACCGGCTTCTTCATCTCCGACAACGGACACCTCATCACCAACTACCACGTCGTCGAAGGCGAAACCAGACTCGCCGTCACCATCTCCAAAGAAACCGACGACGGCCGCGAGAAAGTCGAAATCCGCGACGTCCGAATCATCGCCCTCCAACCCACCCGCGACCTCGCACTCCTCCAGGTCGTCTGGGATCAGGAAGAACACGGCCCACAACCCACACCCACCGTCATCACCGCCAACGACGACCTGACTGTCGGCGACTTGGTCTTCGCCGTCGGCAACCCCCTCGGGCTCGAACGCTCCGTCACCCAGGGCATCGTCTCTTCCACCACCCGCACCATCGGCAACCTCCGCTTCATCCAGACCGACGCCTCGATCAACCCCGGCAACTCAGGCGGGCCTCTCTTCAACGCCCGTGGCGAAGTCGTTGGCGTCGCCTGCGCCGGCTACACCTTCTTCAACGGCCTCGCCTTCGGCATCCCCGCCCGCGACCTCATCGACTTCCTCGACAACCACGACGCCTTCCTCTACGACCCCACACAGCCCCAGAACGGCGTGCACTACCTCAATCCCCCGTACCACAACCCAGACACCGAATAA
- a CDS encoding polysaccharide deacetylase family protein gives MTRLLILFLVLLTLPACTRQVTPDLLDPRWQIVEQGVVRGQTEKREIALVFTGGHHGEGTPFILDTLADKKVKASFFPTGDYLAIPEYQPHVQRMIAEGHLVGPHGHAHLLLAPWDNRDESLVTEAEFKNDLKRNINQLHDLGVPDRFPTYFIPPYQWYNAQHTQWSADLGVLLFNFTPGSGSHRDWAPEGHRAFRPSTQILTDIFTHETSNPDGLAGHLLLLHMGSQRQDKFHRLLPNLIDELHRRGYQLVRVDELLYIPPR, from the coding sequence ATGACACGACTGCTCATACTATTCCTTGTTCTCCTCACACTCCCCGCCTGCACCCGCCAGGTCACACCCGACCTGCTCGATCCAAGGTGGCAGATCGTCGAACAAGGCGTCGTCCGCGGTCAGACCGAGAAACGTGAGATCGCCCTCGTCTTCACAGGCGGACACCACGGCGAAGGCACCCCCTTCATCCTCGACACCCTCGCTGACAAAAAGGTCAAAGCCTCCTTCTTCCCTACCGGCGACTACCTCGCCATCCCCGAATATCAGCCCCACGTCCAACGCATGATCGCCGAAGGACACCTCGTCGGACCCCACGGCCACGCCCACCTCCTCCTCGCCCCGTGGGACAACCGCGATGAGTCCCTTGTCACCGAAGCCGAGTTCAAAAACGACCTCAAAAGGAACATCAACCAACTCCACGACCTCGGCGTACCCGACCGCTTCCCCACCTACTTCATCCCGCCCTACCAGTGGTACAACGCCCAGCACACCCAGTGGTCCGCCGACCTCGGCGTCCTCCTCTTCAACTTCACCCCAGGCTCCGGCTCCCACCGCGACTGGGCCCCCGAAGGACACCGCGCCTTTCGCCCCTCCACTCAGATCCTCACTGACATCTTCACCCACGAAACGAGCAACCCCGACGGCCTCGCCGGACACCTCCTCCTGCTCCACATGGGCTCGCAGCGCCAGGACAAGTTCCACCGCCTCCTCCCCAACCTCATCGACGAACTCCACCGCCGCGGCTACCAACTCGTCCGCGTCGATGAACTTCTTTACATCCCCCCTCGCTGA
- the recQ gene encoding DNA helicase RecQ produces the protein MRETELANESGTALEVLERVFGYALFRGHQAEVIDAVVGGASALVLMPTGGGKSLCYQIPAMLRSGVGVVVSPLIALMQDQVAALRQAGVKAAYLNSSLEWGEALEVEHDLVDGKLDLLYVAPERLLSGRLMDLLGRVRVALFAIDEAHCVSQWGHDFRPEYQQLGVLGERFPDVPRLALTATADERTRGDIVACLGLEGAQRFVSGFDRPNLRYHVTLRTSARQQLLEFLGRFGRNDAGIVYCLSRRKVDETAAWLREKGYRALAYHAGLDGAVRSEHQARFLRDEGVIIVATIAFGMGIDKPNVRFVAHLDLPKSMEAYYQETGRAGRDGLPSEVWMAYGLSDVVQLRGMIDGSEAGLEQKRIERQKLESLLGYAETVACRRRVLLRYFGDDPEERCGNCDNCLNPQTLIEQPEATELAQKALSCVYRTGQRYGAGYIADVLVGAKDERIERNGHDAVSTYGVGKDRSKASWMGVVRQLVSGGWLTVDGEYGSLVLTESSRAVMRGEVEIPLRPEPERKKRARGERRDRGGAGAKVLEGDKDQALFERLREARLVLAREQAVPPYVILHDATLVALAKARPGSLTELGHVHGIGATKLERYGERLLEVIGAAG, from the coding sequence ATGCGTGAGACGGAGCTTGCGAACGAGTCAGGGACGGCGCTGGAGGTACTCGAGCGGGTGTTCGGGTACGCGTTGTTTCGTGGACATCAGGCGGAGGTGATCGATGCGGTGGTGGGCGGGGCGAGTGCGTTGGTGCTGATGCCGACGGGGGGTGGGAAGAGTCTTTGTTATCAGATACCGGCGATGCTGCGGTCGGGGGTTGGGGTGGTGGTGTCGCCGTTGATTGCGCTGATGCAGGATCAGGTGGCGGCGCTGCGGCAGGCGGGGGTGAAGGCGGCGTACTTGAACAGTAGCCTTGAGTGGGGCGAGGCGCTGGAGGTCGAGCACGACCTGGTGGATGGGAAGCTGGACCTGCTCTATGTGGCGCCGGAGCGACTGCTGAGCGGGCGGTTGATGGACCTGCTGGGGCGGGTGCGGGTGGCGCTGTTCGCGATTGATGAGGCTCACTGTGTGAGTCAGTGGGGTCATGATTTCCGGCCGGAGTATCAGCAGTTGGGGGTGCTGGGCGAGCGGTTCCCGGATGTGCCCCGGCTGGCGCTCACGGCGACGGCGGATGAGCGGACACGTGGTGACATTGTGGCGTGTCTGGGGTTGGAGGGGGCGCAGCGGTTTGTCAGCGGGTTTGATCGGCCGAATCTCCGGTACCACGTGACCTTGCGGACGTCGGCGCGGCAGCAGTTGCTTGAGTTTCTTGGGCGGTTTGGTCGGAACGATGCGGGGATCGTTTACTGCCTGAGCCGGCGGAAGGTGGATGAGACGGCGGCGTGGCTGAGGGAGAAGGGGTATCGGGCGCTGGCGTATCACGCGGGTCTTGATGGGGCGGTGCGGTCGGAGCATCAGGCGCGTTTTTTGCGGGATGAAGGCGTGATCATCGTGGCGACGATCGCGTTCGGGATGGGGATCGACAAGCCGAACGTGCGATTTGTTGCGCACCTGGACCTGCCCAAGAGCATGGAGGCGTACTACCAAGAGACGGGGCGCGCGGGGCGGGACGGGCTGCCGAGCGAGGTGTGGATGGCTTATGGGCTGTCGGACGTGGTGCAGCTTCGCGGGATGATTGATGGGTCGGAAGCGGGGCTGGAGCAGAAACGGATCGAGCGGCAGAAGCTCGAGTCGCTGTTGGGCTATGCCGAGACGGTGGCGTGCCGGCGGCGGGTGCTCTTGCGGTATTTCGGGGATGATCCGGAGGAGCGTTGCGGGAACTGCGATAACTGCCTGAATCCGCAGACGCTGATCGAGCAGCCGGAGGCGACGGAGCTGGCGCAGAAGGCGCTGAGTTGTGTCTACCGGACGGGGCAGCGGTACGGGGCGGGGTACATCGCGGACGTGCTGGTGGGTGCGAAGGACGAGCGGATCGAGCGGAACGGGCATGATGCGGTCAGCACGTATGGTGTGGGGAAGGATCGGAGCAAGGCGTCGTGGATGGGTGTGGTGCGGCAGTTGGTGTCGGGGGGGTGGTTGACGGTGGACGGCGAGTATGGGTCGTTGGTGCTGACCGAGTCGTCGCGAGCGGTCATGCGGGGTGAGGTGGAGATTCCGCTGCGGCCTGAGCCTGAGCGGAAGAAGCGTGCTCGGGGTGAGCGGCGGGATCGCGGGGGTGCGGGGGCGAAGGTGTTGGAGGGTGATAAGGATCAGGCGTTGTTCGAGCGGTTGCGGGAGGCGAGGTTGGTTTTGGCAAGGGAGCAGGCGGTTCCGCCTTATGTGATCCTGCACGACGCGACGCTGGTGGCGCTGGCGAAAGCGAGGCCGGGGTCGCTAACCGAGTTGGGGCATGTGCACGGGATCGGTGCGACGAAGCTGGAGCGGTATGGCGAGCGGCTGCTGGAGGTGATTGGGGCAGCGGGGTGA
- a CDS encoding PQQ-dependent sugar dehydrogenase gives MPVFDFPKMMAFGLLLAGTAWGQTNPITATIPQTPWKVVLEEVVTIPNSLGTYPRLEELTFAPGSDDAFVLDQNGLIYRLDPWAASPSPSLFLNLSTAIPAGFRTGSQEGLRGMAFHPDFDTPGTDGYRKFYTSHSRNAFTGINFGSGVDPVIYGAPGSVHHDSYIGEWTLNANGTVNTSSYREVLLVGQPRFDHNVGQIGFSPIAQPGDDDYGNLYIMMGDGGGANDPSNVAQNINQPLGSVLRIDPLQNGSDPFGVPGNNPLRVSDDPSTARNLIYSYGHRNPHKFSIDQVTGKFLVADIGQANIEEINLIEAGGNYGWDGREGTYTINGSNVPGALPANHPSDAFTYPVAQYDHDPENDGPGGSWAVTGGYTYRGTEVPELTGMYLFGEFGGNRGYVFGVDVDDLVQRDDFSDLASLNGGLLSPFMELTLQLEGEGVDRSLRDIIRDTNAFAGRTDLRFGMDSRGEVYVLNKQDGKIRRIVDVIGLLEGDANRDGTVDLVDLSLLASSFGGPGDWGSGDFNADAVVDLIDLSLLASQFGESSNVPEPAGVAVLSAAWLMIRRRSIV, from the coding sequence GTGCCAGTGTTTGATTTTCCGAAGATGATGGCCTTTGGCCTGCTCCTGGCCGGGACGGCCTGGGGGCAGACGAACCCGATCACGGCGACGATCCCGCAGACGCCTTGGAAGGTGGTACTGGAGGAGGTGGTGACGATCCCCAACAGCCTCGGGACGTATCCCCGGTTGGAGGAGTTGACCTTTGCGCCCGGGTCGGATGACGCGTTCGTGCTGGATCAGAACGGCCTGATCTATCGGCTCGATCCGTGGGCGGCGAGCCCGAGCCCGAGTCTGTTTCTGAACCTGAGCACGGCGATCCCTGCGGGGTTCCGGACCGGGTCGCAGGAGGGGTTGCGGGGGATGGCTTTCCATCCGGACTTCGATACGCCTGGGACGGACGGGTACCGGAAGTTCTACACCTCGCACAGCCGCAACGCGTTCACGGGGATCAACTTCGGGTCGGGTGTGGACCCGGTGATCTACGGGGCCCCAGGGAGCGTGCATCACGATTCGTACATCGGCGAGTGGACGCTCAACGCCAACGGGACCGTCAACACGTCGTCGTATCGGGAGGTGCTGCTGGTGGGTCAGCCGCGGTTTGATCACAACGTGGGGCAGATCGGGTTTAGCCCCATCGCCCAGCCGGGGGATGATGACTACGGGAACCTTTACATCATGATGGGCGATGGCGGCGGGGCGAACGACCCGAGCAATGTGGCGCAGAACATCAACCAGCCGCTGGGCTCGGTACTGCGGATCGACCCGCTCCAGAACGGGAGTGATCCATTCGGTGTGCCGGGGAACAATCCGCTGCGGGTGAGTGATGATCCGAGCACGGCGCGGAACCTGATCTATTCGTATGGGCATCGTAACCCGCACAAGTTCTCGATCGATCAGGTGACGGGGAAGTTTCTGGTGGCGGACATCGGCCAGGCGAACATCGAGGAGATCAACCTGATCGAAGCGGGTGGGAACTACGGCTGGGATGGGCGCGAGGGGACGTACACCATCAACGGGAGCAACGTGCCGGGGGCGCTTCCGGCGAATCATCCATCGGATGCGTTTACTTATCCGGTGGCGCAGTACGACCATGATCCTGAGAATGACGGTCCGGGTGGGTCGTGGGCGGTGACCGGCGGGTACACCTACCGGGGCACGGAGGTTCCCGAGCTGACGGGGATGTATCTGTTCGGGGAGTTTGGCGGGAATCGGGGGTATGTGTTTGGTGTGGACGTGGATGACCTGGTGCAGCGGGATGATTTTTCTGATCTCGCGTCGCTCAACGGCGGGTTGTTGTCGCCCTTTATGGAGTTGACGCTTCAGCTTGAGGGCGAGGGCGTGGATCGGTCGTTGCGCGACATCATTCGGGATACCAATGCCTTTGCGGGGCGGACCGATCTACGGTTCGGGATGGACAGCCGTGGCGAGGTCTATGTGCTGAACAAGCAGGACGGGAAGATTCGGCGGATCGTGGACGTGATCGGGCTGCTGGAGGGGGATGCCAACCGGGATGGGACGGTGGACCTGGTGGACCTAAGCCTGCTGGCGTCGAGTTTTGGTGGACCCGGGGATTGGGGTTCGGGTGATTTCAACGCGGATGCGGTGGTGGACCTGATCGACCTGAGCCTGCTGGCGAGCCAGTTCGGGGAGTCGTCGAATGTGCCGGAGCCAGCGGGGGTGGCGGTCTTGTCCGCTGCCTGGCTGATGATTCGTCGGCGATCGATCGTCTGA
- a CDS encoding DEAD/DEAH box helicase, with amino-acid sequence MSLAKPVLRAVADQGYTTATPIQAESIPPILEGRDLLGCAQTGTGKTAAFALPILDRLSQSKAADRRPRCLVLCPTRELAGQIAESFRDYGRHLKLRHALVFGGVGQYSQVRALRAGIDILIATPGRLLDLMNQGHVDLSAVTTLVLDEADRMLDMGFLPDIRRVTAAIPKQRQTLLFSATMPGPIRTLAHDLLKDPVSVEIVPQATTVERIEQGVYFVDQPHKIKLLTHLLGKLPIQRAIVFTRTKHGADKVVKLLSMSNIHSAAIHGNKSQNARERALAIFKKGKINVLVATDIASRGIDVDGVSHVFNFDLTNEPESYVHRIGRTARAGASGIAVSFCNPEERGLLRAIERTIRLDIPRLEDQPSDIPASVAPMRGGGNTRPARRGPKPQHANAGGGGGRRGKRPASRGGSGGNGQSRGGGEGNGGPRGTRRRRKI; translated from the coding sequence ATGTCCCTCGCCAAGCCTGTTCTGCGCGCTGTCGCCGATCAGGGCTACACCACCGCCACCCCGATCCAGGCCGAGTCGATCCCGCCGATCCTGGAAGGCCGCGACCTGCTGGGTTGCGCCCAGACCGGTACCGGCAAGACCGCCGCGTTCGCGCTGCCGATCCTCGATCGGCTGTCGCAGAGCAAGGCGGCTGATCGCCGCCCGCGTTGTCTGGTGCTCTGCCCGACCCGCGAGCTGGCTGGCCAGATCGCCGAGAGCTTCCGCGACTACGGCCGCCACCTCAAACTCCGCCACGCTCTGGTCTTTGGCGGGGTCGGCCAGTACAGCCAGGTCCGCGCCCTGCGGGCGGGCATCGACATCCTCATCGCGACGCCCGGTCGACTCCTGGACCTGATGAATCAGGGCCACGTCGATCTGAGTGCGGTGACCACGCTCGTGCTCGATGAGGCCGACCGGATGCTGGACATGGGCTTCCTGCCTGATATCAGGCGGGTGACCGCAGCCATTCCCAAGCAGCGACAGACGCTGCTGTTCTCCGCGACCATGCCCGGGCCGATCCGCACGCTGGCGCACGACCTGCTCAAGGACCCGGTCAGTGTCGAGATCGTCCCGCAGGCCACGACCGTCGAGCGGATCGAACAGGGCGTCTACTTCGTCGATCAGCCCCACAAGATCAAGCTGCTCACGCACCTGCTCGGCAAGCTGCCGATCCAGCGGGCCATCGTCTTTACGCGTACCAAGCACGGCGCGGACAAGGTGGTCAAGCTCCTGAGCATGTCCAACATCCACTCCGCGGCGATCCACGGCAACAAGAGCCAGAACGCCCGCGAGCGAGCACTGGCGATCTTCAAGAAGGGCAAGATCAACGTGCTGGTCGCGACCGACATCGCGTCGCGCGGAATCGACGTCGACGGCGTGTCTCATGTGTTTAACTTCGACCTGACCAACGAGCCGGAGAGCTATGTGCACCGGATCGGCCGTACGGCGCGGGCGGGGGCGTCGGGTATTGCGGTGTCGTTCTGCAATCCGGAGGAGCGCGGGCTGCTGCGGGCGATTGAGCGCACGATCCGGCTGGACATCCCGCGACTCGAGGATCAGCCATCGGACATCCCGGCGAGTGTGGCGCCGATGCGAGGCGGCGGGAACACGCGGCCAGCCCGGCGGGGCCCCAAGCCTCAGCACGCGAACGCTGGCGGGGGTGGCGGGCGACGGGGCAAGCGGCCTGCAAGTCGAGGTGGATCAGGGGGTAACGGCCAATCCCGCGGCGGCGGCGAAGGCAACGGCGGCCCGCGGGGCACGCGGCGGCGACGGAAGATTTGA
- a CDS encoding polysaccharide deacetylase family protein, with protein sequence MAEHWSGSERSRGVVSLTYDDGLTHHCEVVGPMLAERGFAGTFYVPVLSDLLERPEAWAALAEAGHELGNHTIFHPCRKEGGLKDLPWLDDGRDLRRYTVERWAEEVRVANGVLRLLDGRDSRSYGNTCHHETVGFADAEGVGGEVSLKPVMREYFSAARGPRRERILRPDVEGGCDLSSLGCFKGDDRDFEGMKAEIDEAVACGGWIIYCMHGVGPAEHNLHIDVGVHERVLDYLVELGDAVWVTSVDEVARGLRPRES encoded by the coding sequence ATGGCGGAGCACTGGTCGGGTTCTGAGCGGTCGCGGGGTGTGGTGTCGCTGACGTATGACGATGGGTTGACGCATCATTGTGAGGTGGTGGGGCCGATGCTGGCGGAGCGGGGGTTTGCGGGGACGTTTTATGTGCCGGTGTTGTCGGACCTGCTGGAGCGGCCGGAGGCGTGGGCTGCGCTGGCGGAGGCGGGACATGAGCTGGGGAACCACACGATCTTTCATCCGTGTCGGAAGGAAGGCGGGCTCAAGGACCTGCCGTGGCTGGATGATGGGCGGGACCTGCGGCGGTACACGGTGGAGCGGTGGGCTGAGGAGGTGCGGGTGGCGAACGGGGTGCTGCGGCTGCTGGATGGTCGTGATTCGAGGAGCTACGGGAACACGTGCCATCACGAGACCGTTGGCTTCGCTGACGCCGAGGGTGTTGGCGGCGAGGTTTCTCTCAAGCCGGTGATGCGTGAGTATTTTTCGGCGGCGCGGGGTCCGCGGCGGGAGCGGATTCTTCGGCCGGATGTTGAGGGGGGTTGTGACCTGTCGTCGCTGGGGTGTTTCAAGGGGGATGACCGGGATTTCGAGGGCATGAAGGCGGAGATTGACGAGGCGGTGGCGTGTGGCGGGTGGATCATCTACTGCATGCACGGTGTCGGACCGGCGGAGCACAACCTGCACATCGATGTGGGGGTGCACGAGCGGGTGCTGGACTATCTGGTTGAGCTGGGGGATGCGGTGTGGGTGACTTCGGTTGATGAGGTGGCGCGCGGGCTGCGCCCGCGAGAGAGTTGA
- a CDS encoding C1 family peptidase, translating into MTMTPSRPETTSSASGTLTTDLITGWQSRFDASPTARLMQNAVCQQPIDEVALDRRILTNTDFTFSHVLDDWAVTAQKQSGRCWLFAGLNLLRVGAMNKMNLREFEFSQNYTFFWDKLERANYVLQRIIDTADRPLGDRHVAYLLARPFDDGGQWNMFVNVVRKHGLVPKAVMPETSSSSSTPRMNGNVRHKLREAAATLRAAAARDASLDDLQNLKLKALEDVYNILAIHLGTPPTSFDWQWNDKDRKFHRDGRLTPQQFAQRYVDQNLDDYVCLVNDPRPSSPYNQTYTVEYLGNVEGGSQTIYLNVDTNTLKKIAMNTILDGEPVWMGCDVGPMMQRNLGLWDAKLFNYEEVYDTKYTLDKAGRLQHHQSLMTHAMLFTGVDVITHDGEETPRRWRVENSWGDELGRKGFFLMNDNWFDQYMFEIAAHKRYLTPQLLKALDTEPTVLPPWDPMGSLANTHNP; encoded by the coding sequence ATGACCATGACCCCCTCCCGCCCCGAAACCACCTCCTCCGCTTCCGGCACCCTCACCACCGACCTCATCACCGGCTGGCAGTCCCGCTTCGACGCCTCGCCCACCGCCCGACTCATGCAGAACGCCGTCTGCCAGCAGCCCATCGACGAGGTCGCCCTCGACCGCCGCATCCTCACCAACACCGACTTCACCTTCTCCCACGTTCTCGACGACTGGGCCGTCACCGCCCAGAAACAATCCGGCCGCTGCTGGCTCTTCGCCGGACTGAACCTCCTTCGCGTCGGCGCGATGAACAAGATGAACCTCCGCGAGTTCGAGTTCTCCCAGAACTACACCTTCTTCTGGGACAAACTCGAACGCGCCAACTACGTCCTCCAACGCATCATCGACACCGCCGACCGACCCCTGGGCGACCGACACGTCGCCTACCTCCTCGCCCGACCCTTTGACGATGGCGGGCAGTGGAACATGTTCGTCAACGTCGTCCGCAAGCACGGCCTCGTCCCCAAAGCCGTCATGCCCGAGACAAGCTCCTCGTCCTCCACGCCACGCATGAACGGCAACGTCCGCCACAAACTCCGCGAAGCCGCCGCCACCCTCCGCGCCGCCGCCGCCCGCGACGCCTCACTCGATGACCTCCAGAACCTCAAACTCAAAGCCCTCGAAGACGTCTACAACATCCTCGCCATCCACCTCGGCACACCCCCCACCTCCTTCGACTGGCAGTGGAACGACAAAGACCGCAAGTTCCACCGCGACGGCCGACTCACTCCCCAGCAGTTCGCCCAGCGCTACGTCGACCAGAACCTCGACGACTACGTCTGCCTCGTCAACGACCCCAGACCCTCCTCGCCCTACAACCAGACCTACACCGTCGAGTACCTTGGCAACGTCGAAGGCGGGTCACAAACCATCTACCTCAACGTCGATACCAACACGCTCAAAAAAATCGCCATGAACACCATCCTCGACGGCGAACCCGTCTGGATGGGCTGCGATGTCGGGCCCATGATGCAGCGCAACCTCGGGCTCTGGGACGCCAAACTCTTCAACTACGAAGAGGTCTACGACACCAAGTACACCCTCGACAAAGCCGGGAGACTCCAGCACCACCAGTCGCTGATGACCCACGCCATGCTCTTCACAGGCGTCGATGTCATCACTCACGACGGCGAAGAAACCCCCCGCCGATGGCGCGTCGAAAACTCCTGGGGCGACGAACTCGGCCGCAAAGGCTTCTTCCTCATGAACGACAACTGGTTCGACCAGTACATGTTCGAGATCGCCGCCCACAAACGCTACCTCACCCCACAACTCCTCAAAGCCCTCGACACCGAACCCACCGTCCTGCCGCCTTGGGACCCGATGGGCTCGCTGGCCAACACCCACAACCCCTGA
- a CDS encoding serine/threonine-protein kinase: MANSETSSSKRPPDDDAQAASDRPSSTTRQINQETTDELFPQHWKSGSLKYTDFEPLTEGGTAELQTCLDRNLNRVVVYKKLHDHLADSDMENARFLREARVTALISHPGTVPLYEVGRDRSGAVYFTMKKLEGQDLSLILKGLAARDRKMEADFPLSRLIDIMIQACQTLSFAHSSGIIHRDIKPANILVGAFGEVTVLDWGLAKVHGEEVKDLESLASVEVPQGKEAVRMELTQPGRRYGTPLYMSPEQAEGKATIDERTDIYNMGSVLFEILTRENLVFGSKIDEVLEMILERPTPQPIKVAPDEHIPKVLNAICYKALQKDPDDRYQSMNEFCDDLLAYRSDQKVSVYRYTLRESIAQFKHRHVIALTALGSVAAGALLCWLFLNVARLTGS, translated from the coding sequence ATGGCCAACTCGGAAACATCCTCATCGAAACGGCCTCCGGACGACGATGCGCAGGCCGCGTCAGATAGGCCGAGTTCCACGACCAGGCAGATTAATCAAGAGACCACTGACGAGCTGTTTCCGCAGCACTGGAAAAGTGGCTCGCTGAAGTACACCGATTTTGAGCCCCTGACCGAGGGCGGCACCGCGGAACTCCAGACCTGTCTGGATCGCAACCTCAACCGCGTCGTGGTTTACAAAAAGCTCCACGATCACCTCGCCGATTCGGATATGGAAAACGCACGTTTCCTGCGCGAAGCCCGCGTCACGGCCTTGATCTCCCATCCAGGCACCGTGCCACTCTACGAAGTTGGCCGAGACCGCAGCGGCGCGGTGTACTTCACGATGAAGAAACTCGAAGGCCAGGACCTCTCCTTGATTCTGAAAGGTCTGGCGGCGCGTGACCGCAAGATGGAGGCAGACTTCCCCCTCTCACGACTCATCGACATCATGATCCAGGCCTGCCAGACTCTCAGCTTCGCCCACAGCAGCGGCATCATCCATCGTGATATCAAGCCAGCCAACATCCTGGTTGGCGCCTTTGGCGAAGTGACCGTGCTCGACTGGGGGCTCGCCAAGGTCCATGGCGAAGAAGTGAAAGACCTGGAGAGCTTGGCCAGCGTGGAAGTGCCCCAGGGAAAAGAGGCGGTTCGCATGGAGTTGACGCAGCCCGGCCGACGCTACGGCACCCCGCTCTATATGTCGCCCGAACAAGCCGAAGGCAAAGCGACAATCGACGAGCGCACCGACATCTACAACATGGGTAGCGTCCTCTTCGAGATCCTGACCCGTGAAAACCTGGTCTTCGGCAGCAAGATCGACGAAGTGCTGGAGATGATCCTCGAGCGTCCAACCCCCCAGCCGATCAAGGTCGCTCCGGACGAGCATATTCCGAAAGTCCTAAACGCCATCTGCTACAAGGCACTGCAGAAAGACCCTGACGATCGGTATCAGTCGATGAACGAGTTCTGCGACGATCTGTTGGCCTACCGCAGCGACCAAAAGGTCTCGGTCTATCGCTACACGCTGCGCGAGAGCATTGCCCAGTTCAAACATCGACACGTCATCGCCCTGACCGCCCTCGGCTCCGTCGCGGCCGGTGCCCTGCTGTGCTGGCTCTTCCTGAATGTTGCCCGTCTTACCGGGTCGTGA